The following are encoded together in the Juglans microcarpa x Juglans regia isolate MS1-56 chromosome 2D, Jm3101_v1.0, whole genome shotgun sequence genome:
- the LOC121250617 gene encoding uncharacterized protein LOC121250617 isoform X5 codes for MPGNILVSVREFFGLPSSSPSSPLSLKVSMGKIEYQTSDKEEFSFCSDFHSPLTTLRDNLIVALLDADGKEISRAGVETKSIVERGLWDDLFPLEGGGHVQMNLQFVLNEDERNRIRMMRESALKMKHDELLKHSIHSPKSDTTAGGNVALSLDLSNEASAVSVKEEASKACLVSNPVIFSEVEKSGSESIEGIHPDQNQSAADQYEELLLAMPASQGVDVHLTEVSHREPVEENESKTLPAESPTRAICSVGVLSVESGLDVAATSNSISHDLEETMAHSHQKRTQPGKTRSNVRKMISAFESSLSQQDMWSQVKPPPTEFQSSQSITEAPLKSRHLNKGKKRITKAEDSISGRPTNPFFAEELKHGPAYFRKREEQISLLGHKSSQDSWQLEELNNKKFQIIGTMPSLENKFKAVHKEVDKEEEKCHQDSMQTSTFETPTVSGRMLDKHSGRHPHNLFIDKQDSCSNPVIEESRRGIQTKNVQKMDGEGASRHRLESVEYNVNKHSLFESSGVWIFPVEARRLCVTTGGTKMIDLMGGYSMEPEVHQGKLNLSTRDIVEEHSVDAGIAVKVNKDEKTCHKIRNSKHERSENIETSGGPVGQVVKVAIMIGFGLLVLLTRQKNNRNRR; via the exons ATGCCTGGAAACATCCTGGTTTCAG TTCGGGAATTCTTCGGGCTTCCATCGTCGTCACCTTCTTCACCTTTATCCTTAAAAG TTTCCATGGGGAAAATAGAGTACCAAACTTCAGATAAGGAAGAGTTCTCTTT TTGTTCTGATTTTCACAGCCCATTAACAACCCTCCGAGACAACTTGATTGTTGCACTTTTGGATGCTGATGGGAAAGAAATATCACGAGCAG GGGTTGAGACCAAGTCTATAGTGGAGAGAGGTCTTTGGGATGACCTTTTTCCCCTAGAAGGAGGTGGTCACGTGCAGATGAATTTGCAGTTTGTCCTCAATGAAGACGAGCGCAACCGAATTCGAATGATG AGAGAATCAGCTTTgaaaatgaaacatgatgagCTTCTCAAGCATAGTATTCATAGTCCTAAGAGTGATACTACTGCTGGTGGTAATGTTGCATTGTCTTTGGACTTAAGCAATGAGGCCTCAG CAGTAAGTGTCAAAGAGGAAGCCTCCAAAGCTTGTTTGGTATCAAATCCTGTTATTTTCAGCGAGGTTGAAAAATCTGGTTCTGAGAGCATAGAAGGAATACATCCTGATCAGAATCAATCAGCC GCAGATCAATATGAAGAGTTGTTATTGGCAATGCCTGCATCACAAGGAGTTGATGTCCATCTTACTGAAGTAAGTCACAGGGAACCAGTGGAGGAGAATGAGAGTAAGACACTTCCTGCTGAATCTCCTACAAGAGCCATTTGTTCCGTTGGAGTGCTTTCTGTAGAATCAGGATTAGACGTTGCTGCCACAAGCAATTCAATATCTCATGATCTGGAAGAAACTATGGCTCATAGCCATCAAAAGCGGACTCAGCCTGGGAAAACCCGTAGCAAtgtaaggaaaatgataagtGCCTTTGAAAGCAGTCTATCTCAG CAGGATATGTGGTCTCAAGTGAAGCCACCACCAACAGAATTTCAGTCAAGTCAGTCTATAACAGAAGCTCCTTTAAAAAGTCGGCACTTAAACAAAGGCAAAAAACGAATTACTAAAGCAGAAGACTCAATATCAGGAAGACCAACTAATCCTTTTTTTGCAGAGGAGTTGAAACATGGCCCAGCCTATTTCAGGAAAAGAGAGGAGCAAATTAGCTTACTTGGACATAAATCATCTCAGGACAGTTGGCAATTGGAAGAGTTGAACAATAAGAAATTTCAGATTATTGGAACAATGCCAAGTCTTGAGAATAAATTCAAGGCAGTGCATAAAGAAGTAGataaagaggaagagaaatgcCATCAAGATTCGATGCAAACATCAACATTTGAAACACCTACAGTATCAGGGAGGATGCTTGATAAGCATTCAGGTAGACACCCTCATAATTTGTTTATTGATAAGCAAGATTCTTGTTCCAATCCAGTCATAGAGGAGAGTAGAAGGGGAATTCAAACTAAAAATGTTCAAAAAATGGATGGTGAAGGAGCTTCAAGACATAGATTGGAATCAGTAGAATATAATGTAAATAAGCATTCCTTATTTGAAAGCTCTGGTGTCTGGATATTTCCAGTTGAAGCAAGACGCTTGTGTGTAACGACTGGTGGTACAAAAATGATAGATCTAATGGGTGGTTACAGTATGGAGCCGGAGGTCCATCAAGGGAAGTTAAATCTCTCTACGAGAGACATTGTGGAAGAG CATAGTGTGGATGCTGGAATTGCTGTTAAGGTGAATAAAGATGAGAAGACTTGCCACAAAATAAGGAACTCAAAACATGAAAGATCAGAGAATATTGAAACTTCTGGAGGACCGGTGGGACAG GTAGTAAAAGTTGCAATCATGATAGGATTTGGATTGCTTGTTCTTCTTACCAGACAAAAGAATAACAG GAACCGCAGATAA
- the LOC121250617 gene encoding uncharacterized protein LOC121250617 isoform X2, whose amino-acid sequence MPGNILVSVREFFGLPSSSPSSPLSLKVSMGKIEYQTSDKEEFSFCSDFHSPLTTLRDNLIVALLDADGKEISRAGVETKSIVERGLWDDLFPLEGGGHVQMNLQFVLNEDERNRIRMMRESALKMKHDELLKHSIHSPKSDTTAGGNVALSLDLSNEASAVSVKEEASKACLVSNPVIFSEVEKSGSESIEGIHPDQNQSAPNDADQYEELLLAMPASQGVDVHLTEVSHREPVEENESKTLPAESPTRAICSVGVLSVESGLDVAATSNSISHDLEETMAHSHQKRTQPGKTRSNVRKMISAFESSLSQDMWSQVKPPPTEFQSSQSITEAPLKSRHLNKGKKRITKAEDSISGRPTNPFFAEELKHGPAYFRKREEQISLLGHKSSQDSWQLEELNNKKFQIIGTMPSLENKFKAVHKEVDKEEEKCHQDSMQTSTFETPTVSGRMLDKHSGRHPHNLFIDKQDSCSNPVIEESRRGIQTKNVQKMDGEGASRHRLESVEYNVNKHSLFESSGVWIFPVEARRLCVTTGGTKMIDLMGGYSMEPEVHQGKLNLSTRDIVEEHSVDAGIAVKVNKDEKTCHKIRNSKHERSENIETSGGPVGQVVKVAIMIGFGLLVLLTRQKNNRNRR is encoded by the exons ATGCCTGGAAACATCCTGGTTTCAG TTCGGGAATTCTTCGGGCTTCCATCGTCGTCACCTTCTTCACCTTTATCCTTAAAAG TTTCCATGGGGAAAATAGAGTACCAAACTTCAGATAAGGAAGAGTTCTCTTT TTGTTCTGATTTTCACAGCCCATTAACAACCCTCCGAGACAACTTGATTGTTGCACTTTTGGATGCTGATGGGAAAGAAATATCACGAGCAG GGGTTGAGACCAAGTCTATAGTGGAGAGAGGTCTTTGGGATGACCTTTTTCCCCTAGAAGGAGGTGGTCACGTGCAGATGAATTTGCAGTTTGTCCTCAATGAAGACGAGCGCAACCGAATTCGAATGATG AGAGAATCAGCTTTgaaaatgaaacatgatgagCTTCTCAAGCATAGTATTCATAGTCCTAAGAGTGATACTACTGCTGGTGGTAATGTTGCATTGTCTTTGGACTTAAGCAATGAGGCCTCAG CAGTAAGTGTCAAAGAGGAAGCCTCCAAAGCTTGTTTGGTATCAAATCCTGTTATTTTCAGCGAGGTTGAAAAATCTGGTTCTGAGAGCATAGAAGGAATACATCCTGATCAGAATCAATCAGCCCCA AATGATGCAGATCAATATGAAGAGTTGTTATTGGCAATGCCTGCATCACAAGGAGTTGATGTCCATCTTACTGAAGTAAGTCACAGGGAACCAGTGGAGGAGAATGAGAGTAAGACACTTCCTGCTGAATCTCCTACAAGAGCCATTTGTTCCGTTGGAGTGCTTTCTGTAGAATCAGGATTAGACGTTGCTGCCACAAGCAATTCAATATCTCATGATCTGGAAGAAACTATGGCTCATAGCCATCAAAAGCGGACTCAGCCTGGGAAAACCCGTAGCAAtgtaaggaaaatgataagtGCCTTTGAAAGCAGTCTATCTCAG GATATGTGGTCTCAAGTGAAGCCACCACCAACAGAATTTCAGTCAAGTCAGTCTATAACAGAAGCTCCTTTAAAAAGTCGGCACTTAAACAAAGGCAAAAAACGAATTACTAAAGCAGAAGACTCAATATCAGGAAGACCAACTAATCCTTTTTTTGCAGAGGAGTTGAAACATGGCCCAGCCTATTTCAGGAAAAGAGAGGAGCAAATTAGCTTACTTGGACATAAATCATCTCAGGACAGTTGGCAATTGGAAGAGTTGAACAATAAGAAATTTCAGATTATTGGAACAATGCCAAGTCTTGAGAATAAATTCAAGGCAGTGCATAAAGAAGTAGataaagaggaagagaaatgcCATCAAGATTCGATGCAAACATCAACATTTGAAACACCTACAGTATCAGGGAGGATGCTTGATAAGCATTCAGGTAGACACCCTCATAATTTGTTTATTGATAAGCAAGATTCTTGTTCCAATCCAGTCATAGAGGAGAGTAGAAGGGGAATTCAAACTAAAAATGTTCAAAAAATGGATGGTGAAGGAGCTTCAAGACATAGATTGGAATCAGTAGAATATAATGTAAATAAGCATTCCTTATTTGAAAGCTCTGGTGTCTGGATATTTCCAGTTGAAGCAAGACGCTTGTGTGTAACGACTGGTGGTACAAAAATGATAGATCTAATGGGTGGTTACAGTATGGAGCCGGAGGTCCATCAAGGGAAGTTAAATCTCTCTACGAGAGACATTGTGGAAGAG CATAGTGTGGATGCTGGAATTGCTGTTAAGGTGAATAAAGATGAGAAGACTTGCCACAAAATAAGGAACTCAAAACATGAAAGATCAGAGAATATTGAAACTTCTGGAGGACCGGTGGGACAG GTAGTAAAAGTTGCAATCATGATAGGATTTGGATTGCTTGTTCTTCTTACCAGACAAAAGAATAACAG GAACCGCAGATAA
- the LOC121250617 gene encoding uncharacterized protein LOC121250617 isoform X13, with the protein MPGNILVSVREFFGLPSSSPSSPLSLKVSMGKIEYQTSDKEEFSFCSDFHSPLTTLRDNLIVALLDADGKEISRAGVETKSIVERGLWDDLFPLEGGGHVQMNLQFVLNEDERNRIRMMRESALKMKHDELLKHSIHSPKSDTTAGGNVALSLDLSNEASAVSVKEEASKACLVSNPVIFSEVEKSGSESIEGIHPDQNQSAPNDADQYEELLLAMPASQGVDVHLTEVSHREPVEENESKTLPAESPTRAICSVGVLSVESGLDVAATSNSISHDLEETMAHSHQKRTQPGKTRSNVRKMISAFESSLSQQDMWSQVKPPPTEFQSSQSITEAPLKSRHLNKGKKRITKAEDSISGRPTNPFFAEELKHGPAYFRKREEQISLLGHKSSQDSWQLEELNNKKFQIIGTMPSLENKFKAVHKEVDKEEEKCHQDSMQTSTFETPTVSGRMLDKHSVWSRRSIKGS; encoded by the exons ATGCCTGGAAACATCCTGGTTTCAG TTCGGGAATTCTTCGGGCTTCCATCGTCGTCACCTTCTTCACCTTTATCCTTAAAAG TTTCCATGGGGAAAATAGAGTACCAAACTTCAGATAAGGAAGAGTTCTCTTT TTGTTCTGATTTTCACAGCCCATTAACAACCCTCCGAGACAACTTGATTGTTGCACTTTTGGATGCTGATGGGAAAGAAATATCACGAGCAG GGGTTGAGACCAAGTCTATAGTGGAGAGAGGTCTTTGGGATGACCTTTTTCCCCTAGAAGGAGGTGGTCACGTGCAGATGAATTTGCAGTTTGTCCTCAATGAAGACGAGCGCAACCGAATTCGAATGATG AGAGAATCAGCTTTgaaaatgaaacatgatgagCTTCTCAAGCATAGTATTCATAGTCCTAAGAGTGATACTACTGCTGGTGGTAATGTTGCATTGTCTTTGGACTTAAGCAATGAGGCCTCAG CAGTAAGTGTCAAAGAGGAAGCCTCCAAAGCTTGTTTGGTATCAAATCCTGTTATTTTCAGCGAGGTTGAAAAATCTGGTTCTGAGAGCATAGAAGGAATACATCCTGATCAGAATCAATCAGCCCCA AATGATGCAGATCAATATGAAGAGTTGTTATTGGCAATGCCTGCATCACAAGGAGTTGATGTCCATCTTACTGAAGTAAGTCACAGGGAACCAGTGGAGGAGAATGAGAGTAAGACACTTCCTGCTGAATCTCCTACAAGAGCCATTTGTTCCGTTGGAGTGCTTTCTGTAGAATCAGGATTAGACGTTGCTGCCACAAGCAATTCAATATCTCATGATCTGGAAGAAACTATGGCTCATAGCCATCAAAAGCGGACTCAGCCTGGGAAAACCCGTAGCAAtgtaaggaaaatgataagtGCCTTTGAAAGCAGTCTATCTCAG CAGGATATGTGGTCTCAAGTGAAGCCACCACCAACAGAATTTCAGTCAAGTCAGTCTATAACAGAAGCTCCTTTAAAAAGTCGGCACTTAAACAAAGGCAAAAAACGAATTACTAAAGCAGAAGACTCAATATCAGGAAGACCAACTAATCCTTTTTTTGCAGAGGAGTTGAAACATGGCCCAGCCTATTTCAGGAAAAGAGAGGAGCAAATTAGCTTACTTGGACATAAATCATCTCAGGACAGTTGGCAATTGGAAGAGTTGAACAATAAGAAATTTCAGATTATTGGAACAATGCCAAGTCTTGAGAATAAATTCAAGGCAGTGCATAAAGAAGTAGataaagaggaagagaaatgcCATCAAGATTCGATGCAAACATCAACATTTGAAACACCTACAGTATCAGGGAGGATGCTTGATAAGCATTCAG TATGGAGCCGGAGGTCCATCAAGGGAAGTTAA